A window of Acidimicrobiales bacterium contains these coding sequences:
- a CDS encoding SDR family NAD(P)-dependent oxidoreductase → MELEGTSAVVTGGASGLGEATARLLASRGVKVVVADLQADKGEQLAKELGGAFSRTDVTVTDQIVAAVDAARDLGPLRSLVNCAGIGWATRTIGKDGQYSSAHDLGAYRKVIEVNLIGTFDCIRIAATAMSQNDPDEDGQRGAIVNTASVAAEDGQIGQAAYSSSKGGIVGMTLPVARDLAPVGIRVNTILPGLIDTPIYGSGEAADQFKERLGAGVLYPKRLGRPEEFARMAVELLTNDYMNAECVRLDAGIRMQPR, encoded by the coding sequence ATGGAGCTGGAAGGGACTTCGGCCGTCGTCACGGGAGGGGCGTCGGGCCTCGGGGAGGCCACGGCGCGCCTGCTCGCGTCACGCGGGGTGAAGGTGGTGGTGGCCGACCTCCAGGCCGACAAGGGGGAGCAGCTGGCGAAGGAGCTGGGGGGCGCCTTTTCCCGGACGGACGTGACGGTGACCGACCAGATCGTGGCCGCCGTCGACGCCGCCCGGGACCTGGGCCCGCTGCGGAGCCTGGTCAACTGCGCCGGCATCGGCTGGGCCACCCGGACGATCGGCAAGGACGGGCAGTACTCGAGCGCCCACGACCTGGGCGCCTACCGCAAGGTGATCGAGGTCAACCTGATCGGGACCTTCGACTGCATCCGCATCGCCGCCACCGCGATGAGCCAGAACGACCCCGACGAGGACGGCCAGCGCGGGGCCATTGTCAACACCGCCTCGGTGGCCGCCGAGGACGGCCAGATCGGCCAGGCCGCCTACTCCTCGTCGAAGGGCGGCATCGTCGGGATGACGCTGCCGGTGGCGCGGGACCTGGCCCCGGTCGGGATCCGGGTGAACACCATCCTGCCCGGCCTGATCGACACCCCGATCTACGGCAGCGGGGAGGCCGCCGACCAGTTCAAGGAGCGCCTCGGCGCCGGCGTGCTGTATCCGAAGCGGCTGGGGCGCCCCGAGGAGTTCGCCCGGATGGCGGTGGAGCTGCTGACCAACGACTACATGAACGCCGAGTGCGTCCGGCTCGACGCCGGGATACGCATGCAGCCCCGCTAG
- a CDS encoding ribonuclease H — MYNSGVPEGTTVYTDGACLGNPGRGGWAWAVPGGRFRSGAAGHSTNQRMEITAALEALGELTGAVTVVSDSTYVVNCFRDRWYEGWIRRGWRNAQKKPVANQDLWAPLLELYLPRREEVAFRWVKGHGDDPMNDLVDRLAVEAATLQEGREGTGRPDDLGPPDRPYRPPRRPA; from the coding sequence GTGTACAACTCCGGGGTGCCGGAGGGGACCACCGTGTACACCGACGGCGCCTGCCTCGGTAATCCCGGCCGCGGAGGGTGGGCGTGGGCCGTGCCCGGCGGGCGCTTCCGCAGCGGCGCCGCCGGCCACTCCACCAACCAGCGCATGGAGATCACCGCCGCCCTGGAAGCTCTGGGAGAGCTGACCGGGGCCGTCACCGTGGTCAGCGACTCGACCTACGTCGTGAACTGCTTCCGCGACCGCTGGTACGAGGGGTGGATCCGCCGGGGCTGGCGCAACGCCCAGAAGAAGCCGGTGGCCAACCAGGACCTGTGGGCGCCGCTCCTCGAGCTGTACCTGCCCAGGCGGGAGGAGGTGGCGTTCCGGTGGGTGAAGGGCCACGGGGACGACCCGATGAACGACCTGGTCGACCGCCTGGCCGTGGAGGCCGCCACCCTGCAGGAGGGACGGGAGGGGACGGGGCGCCCCGACGACCTCGGCCCGCCCGACCGCCCGTACCGGCCGCCCCGGAGACCCGCGTAG